Within the Photobacterium swingsii genome, the region GTTGAACCGTAATGACAACGTCGGGCCGATTCAAAGTGACTAATTGCTCCGAGGCAATAGCCTGCTCGAAAGCTTTCTTCTTTTGATGTGGTCAAAAAAGCGGCAAACATTTCATCACCTTTCTTATTGTATAGCTCAATGTATTCTTGACATGCAGATTGAAGAAAAGCAGGAGAGCCTGGATGATTGACTCTATCTGTTTTCGCAACTGAACAGAAAGATATGCTGATAAGAGTGAGGAAAAGTAATGGTTTCATTGTAAGCTGTCCTGAGATTTATCTGATTTAACTTTTTTAGGTGCTGGCAGGGCTAATTTACTTTCTTGGATAATAAAGATGCTAATTCCAATGCCCGCTAATATTAGAAGGAAGCAAGCTATTTTGAGTACAGGTTCATCTAAATAGGAGGTGATCATTAATATGTTGTGTCTGATGATGAAGTTTCCGACCAGAAACAAAAAACCCTGTGGTAAAAAGTAACTTTCAATACTTTTAAATATGCCTGCTTTCGATAATTTAACTGTACGGCAGTAATTGAGAGTTAATCGGGTGAAAGCAATTATAAAAATTAATTCTGAAAAATCTAATTCACTGAATGATATTGAATACTCAAATATCTGTTTGTATAGCAAATTGGCAAGGGAATAAATACCAAAAAGAGAAATGACTATTTCCCAGAAGTATTTGAAAAGGAGTTTTATTGCTTTACCTATTCGAGATAGCATTGATTGATGATGTTGTTCCATGTCTTTGTTTTGTTCTATTCGCTTAAGATATGAAACAGTATACTTATTTTGGCGTATTGTTGATACCTAACAGTCTAATATTTAGAGGAAAATTGAGTTTTTGGTGATTGTGAGCCTTTGAAATGAACGTGTTCCCATCAGTCGTTGCTAGTTGAGTTAGTGGATGAGTTGATAGTACTAACAAGTATGAACTCAATACCCGAGTACCTAGTCAGAGCCTAACCTAGTATGTAACTGGGGCACCACAAGTACGACATATCGCATTTAAATCTTCGGATGTCCGCGAATCTATAAAACGACTATCACTATCCATACAGAATCTGAGTCCAATTCTGTGAGAGCTAAAAAGCATTCAACTTCACCAAAACAAATGTATACCAAAAGGGTTGATTATATGCAATAGACTTCTCATGTGTGGATTTGTAGCCAAAAGTTTGAACCTAGCTGTAAATAGATGAGGCTATCTTGAAAAACAACATAATAGGTTGGTTATTATATGTTTGCTCATCACCGGACACAGGACGTTCATATGAGATTAAAGGCGTGCAAGTGCATCTTGATGCCCTCAGAAGTTTAGTCATTAGCACTAACCTGTAAGTCCTGAAGTTTCTCATAATTAGGTTAATGAGATAGGAATTTATTACTTTACAAGAGCCATTGCTGAAGAGGAGGGGTGACTTGTTAATGATATTTTTGGATACTAGAAAGCGGGTTCACAAAGGAAGTGTTATGAGCTTTGTTGACTAATTTTGATGGTCGAGTTGATGTCTAGATACTTGAAATTGATCAAATTTTATTGGTTAAGTGAATTTTTTAAGTTCATGTTTTAGTAAGGTTTTGATGTTAGTTATGCCAATATTAATGCGATATCTCTTTGATTCACTTTAAAATATTGAGTGAAAAAAAGCTTGATTTTGGATTATGTTAGTACTAACATAATCGTAAGTGCTAAAAATGCGCTTGTTATATGTTGATTTTGCGGCTAATCTTCTCTGTGTCTATAAACAGAGAGGATTTTTCATGCTTGAAAAAAATCACCTAAGAGATGGTTATCTAAACGAGAATCACTTCATTGATAACTACCTTATTCATCGAATTTATCGCTATGACAAAGTCAAAGCGATCACATCATTCCCAAGTATCAAACATCCTAAAGCCCAGCTTTGTGAAAGCACACTTGAAGCAGAGGTTTGCCTCGTCAAAGATTTCGATCCGCGAGTTGTAAAACGTTTGACGCAACCTTTCACTATCGATTTTGGTGATTTTCGTTATACACCTGATGCCATCACTCGTGAGAGTGATGGAAAAGAATACATAGAAGAAGTGAAACCAGCCTCTGAGCTGGAGAAACCTCAGGTGATCAAACGATTACGTGAAGTCGAGTGCCGTTTATTTCGCAAAGGTATTAACTTTCGTGTTGTTACAGATGAACTCACTTCAAACCGACTCTATATAGCAAACCTTTGGCAACTATATCGCCATCGTAGTTACCCTCACGATCTAACTTGGCTTTCAGAGGCGCGTGCCGTTTTTGGTTCTAATTGTCAGTTCGGTGAGCTTTTTCGTTGGATAGGCGAGCAACGTATAAATATCGCATCTCTCTACTATGCTATTGCCCATCGCGAGGTTTTGTGTGATTTGCAGACTCCATTCAATGACCATATGGAGTTGATTCTAAATGCGTGATAGCTACGGCAATTTTCAAAAAAACCAACGAATAGAAATTTTAGGCAAGAAAGGGTTTATTAAACATATTTGCCATGAAGACACACTCATAAAATTTGAAAAGACAAAAATTAGCAAGGTATTTGAAACGAGCTATATTCAGCAGATGTTCTGTAATGGCAGCCTTAAAATCTTAAACACTGAGACGCTGATCCCAACAAAGGAGATGCTGACAGAGCGTGAATATGCAGAACTAGAACGCAAGCGATCGTATGTTGATTACATGCTGGCTCATTGCTCAGGAAAGCCTACATCGCAAGACGCATATGACGATATGTTGACCGTGATCCCATCCCAAATCGGCGATTTAAGTCCACCGTCTAAATCGACAGTTTCCCGCTGGATTAAGGACTATAAAACAGCAGGGTCACACATAATGGCGTTTGCTCCTCGAAAAACGGGGCCGAATCGTAAAAGCCGTGTGCCATTAAGCCGCTTAGATGATATCTATGACGCCTTGCACCAAGATTATTTGAAACGAAATAACAAGTTCCTTAGTACTATTTATAAGGAGCTCGAGTCTGGATGGAAGCATAATAATATTAGCAACTTTCCGTGTCGTTCAACTTTCTACAAGGAGGTTTACGCTTACTTAGATGAGGGGGAGGTTATTGCTTCAACAAAAGGTCAATCAGCAGCGAACAAACACGATCGTTTAGCCATTGATCAATACCTTGTTACCTCCATTTTAGAGCGGGTAGAAATTGATTCTGCTTATATCAATATTGGTTTGTATGATGACGATGGTAATTATCTTGGCCCCGCTATTTTAACTGTTGCTATTGATGTATACAGCCGCGCGATCTTAGGTATATCCCTAGAAGTTGGTCGAAAAGGTGAAAGTACCGAGCATATCGTTGATTGCTTGCGAAGCGCTATATTGCCTAAAACCGATAATGAGGCCATTCCTGAGCAATTTCGCAAAGGGTGGCCTATGTGTGGGAAACCAGCACAAATTATCTCTGATGCAGGTGCAGGATATGTATCAAAAGCATTTACTTTATTACTGTCCTTTCTAGATGTGTCGCGCCAAACCACGCAAGTCAGGCGACCATGGAAGAAGCCGTTTATCGAACGCTTCTTTCGAACATTACGTACCCGCTTTTTACATACGACGCCTGGCTATATGTCTTCAGGGCGAAAGTCTGAAGAATTAGAGCCCGATCAGACACTAAAAAGAACGGCAACGTTAACGGTCAATGAGTTTAAAAATTGCTTGTATCACTTTATCGTAAATGATTACCACCATACACCACATAAAAGCCTCAATGGGGCGACACCATTTGACACATGGGAGAAAAAGGCAGCGTACAGCGGAATTAGTTTTCCTGAACAGGCTCAGGTTATTCGTATGCTATACCCGCGTTTGAAGGTAGCGACATTGG harbors:
- a CDS encoding TnsA endonuclease N-terminal domain-containing protein, coding for MLEKNHLRDGYLNENHFIDNYLIHRIYRYDKVKAITSFPSIKHPKAQLCESTLEAEVCLVKDFDPRVVKRLTQPFTIDFGDFRYTPDAITRESDGKEYIEEVKPASELEKPQVIKRLREVECRLFRKGINFRVVTDELTSNRLYIANLWQLYRHRSYPHDLTWLSEARAVFGSNCQFGELFRWIGEQRINIASLYYAIAHREVLCDLQTPFNDHMELILNA
- a CDS encoding DDE-type integrase/transposase/recombinase — its product is MRDSYGNFQKNQRIEILGKKGFIKHICHEDTLIKFEKTKISKVFETSYIQQMFCNGSLKILNTETLIPTKEMLTEREYAELERKRSYVDYMLAHCSGKPTSQDAYDDMLTVIPSQIGDLSPPSKSTVSRWIKDYKTAGSHIMAFAPRKTGPNRKSRVPLSRLDDIYDALHQDYLKRNNKFLSTIYKELESGWKHNNISNFPCRSTFYKEVYAYLDEGEVIASTKGQSAANKHDRLAIDQYLVTSILERVEIDSAYINIGLYDDDGNYLGPAILTVAIDVYSRAILGISLEVGRKGESTEHIVDCLRSAILPKTDNEAIPEQFRKGWPMCGKPAQIISDAGAGYVSKAFTLLLSFLDVSRQTTQVRRPWKKPFIERFFRTLRTRFLHTTPGYMSSGRKSEELEPDQTLKRTATLTVNEFKNCLYHFIVNDYHHTPHKSLNGATPFDTWEKKAAYSGISFPEQAQVIRMLYPRLKVATLDPFKGVQYENLRFNCKELRELYSKIKKRSDKNNPKVELLATHADMSHVAVVDPITQDLIHVKCVHPRVVAGMTLAETKSFNGTIPAGVTGPVINYAEMTADSVARKKAKDAKAKRERQKAKAAKNTNKPAKLDELHDLMELQLNDESSYKAYLGADVDDDNFTGFSKGLWDDEE